The Borreliella mayonii genome has a segment encoding these proteins:
- the def gene encoding peptide deformylase: MKMVFYPNDLLRVKTKKINNIDDRIRDYAKKMIELMDISGGVGLAAPQVGLDLSLFVVRENKMAKPLVFINPSITETSYELSSYKEGCLSIPGVYYDLMRPKAIAVNFHDENGKSFTIENSDFLARIIQHEMDHLNGVLFVDYYEEKLKNKLLKPYMRERGLKAK; encoded by the coding sequence ATGAAAATGGTATTTTATCCTAATGATTTGCTTCGTGTTAAGACAAAAAAAATCAATAATATTGACGATAGGATTAGAGATTATGCTAAAAAGATGATAGAATTGATGGATATTAGCGGTGGAGTTGGGCTTGCTGCTCCTCAGGTAGGCCTCGATTTGTCGCTTTTTGTAGTTAGAGAGAATAAAATGGCAAAACCTTTAGTTTTTATAAATCCTTCAATCACAGAGACTTCTTATGAGCTTAGTTCTTACAAAGAAGGATGTTTAAGTATACCAGGGGTTTATTACGATTTAATGAGACCAAAGGCTATTGCAGTGAATTTTCATGACGAGAATGGAAAATCTTTTACTATAGAAAATTCTGATTTTTTGGCAAGAATTATTCAGCACGAAATGGATCATTTAAATGGAGTTCTTTTTGTTGATTATTACGAAGAAAAGCTAAAAAATAAATTGTTAAAGCCTTATATGAGAGAAAGAGGGCTTAAGGCAAAATGA
- the fmt gene encoding methionyl-tRNA formyltransferase, with amino-acid sequence MKIFFVSSSSIALEVFKEIIKHYEVVGVLTLPDKPKGRGQKLSQNVIKAEAIARNIKVLDPLILDDTILSLIRDLNPDLMLVFSYGKIFKKEFLDLFSKGCINVHPSLLPKYRGVSPIQSAILNGDCVSGVTIQSMALEMDSGNILVQKDFKIRSYDTSYDISKLVSSLSPSLVLEALEKISKGFLGIPQKSSEATFCSFLKKESGFIDFNLSAFEIKNKINACNPWPLVRARLNYSDIIFHRADFLDVDLYNERKVGEIVDFNSEKGLFVNTGKGILLLLEVQRPGRKVLDFKSFYNGSRQLIGQVFSLVE; translated from the coding sequence ATGAAAATATTTTTTGTAAGCTCTTCTTCTATTGCTTTAGAAGTTTTTAAGGAGATTATAAAGCATTATGAAGTGGTGGGAGTTTTGACTTTGCCTGATAAACCTAAGGGTAGAGGGCAAAAGTTAAGTCAAAATGTAATAAAGGCAGAGGCTATTGCTAGGAATATTAAAGTTCTTGATCCCTTGATTCTTGATGATACTATATTAAGTTTAATTAGGGATTTGAATCCAGATTTAATGCTAGTTTTTTCTTATGGTAAAATTTTTAAAAAAGAATTTTTGGATCTTTTTTCAAAGGGGTGTATTAATGTTCATCCTTCTCTTTTGCCTAAGTATAGAGGCGTTTCTCCGATTCAATCTGCAATTTTAAATGGTGATTGCGTTAGCGGTGTTACTATTCAGAGTATGGCTTTAGAAATGGATAGTGGTAATATTTTAGTGCAAAAAGATTTTAAAATAAGATCTTATGATACAAGTTATGATATTTCAAAGCTTGTATCAAGTCTTAGTCCAAGCCTTGTTCTAGAAGCTTTGGAAAAAATTAGCAAAGGTTTTTTGGGAATTCCTCAAAAATCTAGCGAAGCTACTTTTTGTTCTTTTTTAAAAAAAGAATCTGGATTTATAGATTTTAATTTAAGTGCATTTGAGATTAAAAATAAAATTAATGCGTGCAATCCTTGGCCACTTGTAAGGGCTAGGCTTAATTATAGCGACATTATTTTTCATCGAGCCGATTTTTTGGATGTAGATTTATATAATGAGAGAAAGGTAGGAGAAATTGTTGATTTTAATTCCGAAAAAGGATTATTTGTTAATACCGGGAAAGGGATTCTTTTGCTTTTAGAAGTTCAAAGACCTGGAAGAAAGGTTTTGGATTTTAAGTCTTTTTATAATGGGAGTAGGCAGCTAATAGGACAAGTGTTTTCTTTAGTAGAATAG
- a CDS encoding tetratricopeptide repeat protein gives MNFNWLLMLFLFNFSVLLGSDTTALGHYQKAHEYYLSKRYYDAIDELVEAIKINPNYYEAYKFIASIYYSLKIYTQAQFFIEKASKMSNEDTEYKILYANILLKNNKIDQAKKIYSEVLVKQRNNIDALVGLASIFEKNGLFIAAANYYLSILDYSQNNYSAFEHLIDIYQRLGMHDKIRHLINKVRVNFLSFPDFHKRVAEFYISINNLGLAEKYALNYLALIESSYKDFGVVDAYRLLALVYLHEFKYEDAIEALHKAILVNKDSDELYYLLGYSYLKFGDIEKAILNLERAKNLKKDLEFYNIALEESFFASNFRNFLKNNSNARISKHYENEGFKAFKSLNLNKALFNAKNAIDIWPDNDSARFLLSKIYKLMNLDIMAYEQLFYLAKQRNSTDSRILDFYDVVSFDVRKSLFYKYGYKSIADFNKLYDDRVVYKMAIFTQSENKFFGANDLILRYAERVLERNLNMEIVNYNFDYNKNRDYLINNFSEGFSYSRNNNLDLFLIFDFKADILKNTATLVVNIFSGKTGIKVGSFSYDVGGINYLSNALNSLSKDFHDYLPKKGKILQIKHDDALINLGQVNGVVKGNIFLILKEGALNSDTRDSGFIVYKKSDILGEILIEDISDYISRGTIKSSTFLKDYIQEGAIVLIKR, from the coding sequence ATGAATTTTAATTGGCTTTTAATGTTATTCCTTTTTAATTTTAGTGTTCTGTTAGGAAGTGATACTACAGCATTAGGACATTATCAAAAGGCTCATGAGTATTATTTGTCTAAAAGGTATTATGATGCTATTGATGAGCTTGTTGAGGCTATAAAAATTAATCCCAATTATTATGAAGCTTATAAATTTATTGCATCAATTTATTATTCCCTTAAGATATATACTCAAGCGCAATTTTTCATAGAGAAAGCCTCTAAAATGTCTAATGAGGACACTGAGTATAAAATTCTTTATGCAAATATATTGTTAAAAAATAATAAAATTGATCAAGCAAAAAAAATCTATTCTGAGGTTTTAGTTAAACAAAGGAATAATATTGATGCTTTGGTTGGGCTTGCTTCAATTTTTGAAAAAAATGGATTATTTATAGCTGCTGCTAATTATTATTTGTCTATTCTTGATTATAGTCAAAATAATTATAGCGCTTTTGAACATCTTATTGATATTTATCAAAGGCTAGGAATGCATGACAAGATTAGGCATTTAATAAATAAAGTCAGGGTAAATTTTTTATCTTTTCCAGATTTTCATAAAAGAGTAGCTGAATTTTATATTAGTATTAATAATTTAGGGCTTGCTGAAAAGTATGCTTTAAATTATTTGGCTTTAATTGAAAGCTCTTATAAAGATTTTGGAGTTGTTGATGCATATAGATTGCTTGCGCTTGTTTATTTGCATGAATTTAAATATGAAGATGCAATAGAGGCATTACATAAAGCTATTTTGGTTAATAAAGATTCTGATGAACTTTATTATTTATTGGGGTATTCTTACTTAAAATTTGGGGATATTGAAAAGGCTATTTTGAATTTGGAGCGAGCTAAAAATCTTAAAAAAGATTTAGAATTTTATAATATTGCTCTTGAGGAAAGTTTTTTTGCATCTAATTTTAGAAATTTTTTAAAAAATAATTCCAATGCTAGAATTTCTAAGCATTATGAAAATGAGGGGTTTAAAGCTTTTAAATCTTTAAATTTAAACAAAGCATTGTTTAATGCAAAAAATGCTATTGATATTTGGCCTGATAATGATAGTGCTAGGTTTTTGCTTTCAAAAATATACAAGCTTATGAATTTAGATATTATGGCTTATGAGCAGCTTTTTTATTTAGCAAAACAGAGAAATTCTACTGATTCTAGAATTTTAGATTTTTACGATGTTGTGTCTTTTGATGTTAGAAAGTCTTTATTTTATAAATACGGATATAAAAGCATTGCTGATTTTAATAAGCTTTATGATGACAGAGTAGTTTATAAAATGGCTATTTTTACTCAAAGTGAGAATAAGTTTTTTGGAGCAAATGATTTGATATTAAGATACGCTGAAAGAGTGCTTGAGCGTAATTTAAATATGGAAATAGTTAACTATAATTTTGATTACAATAAAAATAGAGACTATCTGATTAATAATTTTTCTGAAGGATTTTCTTATTCAAGAAATAATAATTTGGATTTATTTTTAATTTTTGATTTTAAGGCGGATATTTTAAAAAATACAGCTACTTTAGTAGTAAATATTTTTTCAGGTAAAACAGGGATTAAGGTTGGTTCTTTCTCTTATGATGTGGGGGGTATTAATTATTTAAGCAATGCTTTAAATTCTCTTTCAAAAGATTTTCATGATTATTTGCCCAAAAAGGGCAAGATTCTTCAAATTAAACATGATGATGCTCTTATTAATCTTGGCCAAGTAAACGGTGTTGTAAAAGGTAATATTTTTTTGATTCTTAAAGAAGGTGCTTTAAACAGTGATACCAGAGATTCTGGTTTTATTGTTTACAAAAAATCAGATATTTTGGGGGAGATTTTGATTGAGGATATAAGTGATTATATTTCTAGAGGCACTATAAAATCTTCTACCTTTTTAAAGGATTATATTCAAGAAGGAGCCATTGTGCTTATAAAAAGATAG
- the trxA gene encoding thioredoxin has product MAISLTEEDFVVKVFDYKNNKEWSFRGDRPAIIDFYANWCGPCKMLSPIFEKLSKKYNNSIDFYKVDTDKEQDISSVFGVQSLPTILFIPVDGKPKVSVGFLQEDAFENIIKDFFGF; this is encoded by the coding sequence ATGGCTATTTCTTTAACCGAAGAAGATTTTGTTGTTAAGGTTTTTGATTATAAAAATAATAAAGAGTGGAGTTTTAGAGGCGATAGGCCCGCAATAATTGATTTTTATGCTAATTGGTGTGGTCCATGTAAAATGCTTTCTCCAATTTTTGAAAAACTTTCTAAAAAGTACAATAATAGCATTGATTTTTACAAAGTAGATACAGACAAAGAACAAGATATTTCTTCTGTGTTTGGAGTACAAAGTCTTCCAACTATTCTTTTTATTCCTGTTGATGGTAAGCCAAAGGTTTCTGTTGGCTTCTTACAAGAAGATGCTTTTGAAAACATAATTAAAGATTTTTTTGGTTTTTAG
- a CDS encoding hemolysin family protein, protein MLGFFNFKNKKKKKGSPENDLEDKSNIETSLIKNFNALKETIVKEIMIPRIGVIFVDYAKSKDELLKVVTSSSHSRFPVYHGTIDNIVGIIHTRDILLHMCKKDFYEIDLKDIMRKVMFVPESKKTDSLLKEFQENHVHIAIVVDEYGGVSGLVTLEDILEEIVGDIQDEFDNELDEIVCLDDGSYLCDARILIEDLNEKLNLNLPNGDFDTLGGFVYDLFGRIPLKNEKVEYDNLVFSIKNMHQRNIKVIKISEKEGL, encoded by the coding sequence ATGTTGGGATTTTTTAATTTTAAAAACAAAAAGAAGAAAAAAGGAAGCCCAGAAAATGATCTTGAAGATAAGTCGAATATTGAGACTTCTTTGATAAAAAATTTCAATGCGCTTAAAGAGACTATTGTAAAAGAGATTATGATTCCTAGGATAGGAGTTATATTTGTTGATTATGCTAAAAGCAAGGACGAGCTTTTAAAGGTTGTAACATCTAGCAGTCATTCAAGATTTCCTGTGTATCATGGGACTATTGACAATATTGTTGGGATAATTCATACAAGAGACATACTATTGCATATGTGTAAAAAAGATTTCTATGAAATAGACTTAAAAGATATTATGCGAAAGGTTATGTTTGTTCCTGAAAGCAAAAAAACAGACTCTCTTTTAAAAGAATTTCAAGAAAATCATGTTCATATTGCAATTGTGGTTGATGAGTATGGTGGGGTTTCAGGGCTTGTAACTCTTGAGGATATTCTTGAAGAGATAGTAGGCGACATTCAAGACGAATTTGACAATGAGCTTGATGAAATAGTTTGTCTTGATGATGGGTCTTATCTTTGTGATGCAAGAATTTTAATAGAGGATTTAAATGAGAAACTTAATTTAAATTTGCCAAATGGAGACTTTGATACTCTTGGTGGTTTCGTTTATGATCTTTTTGGGAGGATTCCTTTGAAAAATGAAAAGGTGGAATATGACAATTTGGTTTTTTCGATTAAAAATATGCATCAAAGAAATATTAAGGTGATAAAGATTTCCGAGAAGGAAGGTTTATGA
- the ybeY gene encoding rRNA maturation RNase YbeY yields the protein MSKSDLNLLVENIKFEHLSVFYDFIVSVLNTLSISDFELSVILCDNVYIQKLNNKFRNKNEPTDVLSFNYNELNEDFVDSINYKIQGDLVISFEYLKFSAQEFNVEIYEELQRVTIHGILHLMGYKHETNDFQNEGMLILQENILRENKRVF from the coding sequence TTGTCCAAATCTGATTTGAATTTATTGGTAGAAAATATTAAATTTGAACATCTTAGTGTTTTTTATGATTTTATTGTGTCTGTTTTAAATACTCTTTCTATTAGTGATTTTGAACTTTCAGTTATTCTTTGTGATAATGTTTATATACAAAAATTGAACAATAAATTTAGAAACAAGAACGAGCCAACGGATGTTCTCTCTTTTAATTATAATGAACTTAACGAAGATTTTGTTGATAGTATAAATTATAAAATACAAGGAGATCTTGTAATATCTTTTGAATATTTAAAATTTAGTGCCCAAGAGTTTAATGTTGAAATTTATGAAGAACTTCAGCGTGTCACTATTCATGGGATTTTGCATTTAATGGGATATAAACACGAAACTAATGATTTTCAAAACGAAGGTATGTTGATTCTTCAAGAAAATATCTTAAGAGAAAATAAAAGGGTATTTTAA
- a CDS encoding 16S rRNA (uracil(1498)-N(3))-methyltransferase, with translation MNLMLITFNEFKTGISLNDTRAEHLVKILKLKDNDKFKFGILGEKNIYHCIYKKDKKLFFKKIFKIGESNKLKKLNVLIGMIRPIVAKRIIKELASIGICEIIFFNTELTEKSYLNSKIFKNNDCEKYLIAGAMQGGITYLPKIKIMKNLKDSLKYIKQENFEIKILLEKNSKKKLIDIEQINKATIIVGPERGFTEKEIQLITQNNFSSYSISPNILRTETAIIAASIITASKLINT, from the coding sequence ATGAATCTAATGTTAATAACTTTTAATGAATTTAAAACAGGAATTTCACTTAATGACACTAGGGCAGAACATCTTGTTAAAATCTTAAAATTAAAAGATAACGACAAATTTAAATTTGGAATTCTTGGAGAAAAAAACATTTACCATTGCATTTACAAAAAAGATAAAAAACTATTCTTCAAGAAAATCTTTAAAATAGGGGAATCTAATAAACTCAAAAAATTAAATGTACTAATTGGAATGATAAGACCAATTGTTGCTAAGAGAATCATAAAAGAACTTGCTAGCATTGGAATATGCGAAATAATTTTTTTTAACACTGAGCTTACTGAAAAATCATATTTAAATTCTAAAATCTTTAAAAACAATGACTGCGAAAAATATTTAATAGCCGGAGCAATGCAAGGAGGAATAACGTACTTACCAAAAATAAAAATTATGAAAAATTTAAAAGACAGCCTTAAATATATTAAACAAGAAAATTTTGAAATAAAAATATTACTTGAAAAAAATAGCAAAAAAAAATTAATTGATATAGAACAAATAAACAAGGCAACCATTATTGTGGGACCTGAGAGGGGGTTTACGGAAAAAGAAATACAATTAATAACACAAAATAATTTTTCCTCTTACAGTATATCCCCAAACATCCTAAGAACAGAAACAGCCATAATTGCTGCATCTATTATTACTGCATCAAAACTAATTAATACATGA
- a CDS encoding PASTA domain-containing protein produces MFKNKLDLTQGDKNCNNEMLILPKATIKALLLVIFGSLIVSFAIFFMVLENKEIAVVPNLYSLTIEDAVIELQRKELIPHIEFKFSSSALDKGKVIEQGPKPGTVLRHGNKVIIFISKGAIINRVDSFIGKNIDDVIINLKANSFDNSKLLYHIVKPLEVESELPKGVIIRQNPSPGSQISSLTDLQFLISKGKDRLDKHVKNYIGIYYKDAIASLLNDSISFDIDLANTGDFGNVIFQSIPPGTKINELDKILITIAKPKVDDKIVFGILTYKLRQHPSYVDISVRLKGLDDKNSLIYSFKSKGGLIKLPYEVYKGSIIELYIYDKLINQTVIN; encoded by the coding sequence TTGTTTAAAAATAAATTAGATCTGACTCAGGGTGACAAGAATTGTAATAATGAAATGTTGATTTTACCCAAAGCTACAATCAAGGCATTGCTTTTGGTTATTTTTGGATCTTTAATTGTTTCTTTTGCAATTTTCTTTATGGTTTTAGAAAATAAGGAGATTGCAGTTGTTCCAAATCTTTATTCTCTTACTATTGAGGATGCTGTTATTGAATTGCAGAGAAAAGAGTTGATTCCTCACATTGAATTTAAATTTTCCTCAAGCGCTCTTGATAAAGGAAAGGTGATAGAGCAGGGCCCAAAACCAGGAACCGTTTTAAGACATGGTAATAAGGTTATAATTTTCATTAGCAAAGGGGCTATAATAAACAGAGTTGATAGTTTCATTGGCAAAAACATTGACGATGTTATTATCAATTTAAAGGCTAATTCTTTTGATAATTCTAAATTACTTTACCATATTGTTAAACCTCTTGAGGTTGAGAGCGAATTGCCAAAAGGCGTAATAATTCGTCAAAATCCATCACCAGGTAGTCAAATATCAAGTTTAACAGATCTTCAATTTTTAATTAGTAAGGGTAAAGATCGTTTGGACAAGCATGTTAAAAATTATATTGGAATTTATTATAAAGATGCAATTGCTTCTCTTTTGAATGATAGCATTAGTTTTGACATTGATTTGGCAAATACCGGCGATTTTGGAAATGTTATTTTTCAGTCTATTCCACCTGGAACCAAAATAAATGAATTGGATAAAATTTTAATTACTATTGCAAAGCCTAAGGTTGACGATAAAATTGTTTTTGGAATTTTGACTTATAAATTAAGGCAACATCCATCTTATGTTGATATATCTGTTAGGCTAAAAGGCTTGGATGATAAAAATTCTCTGATTTATTCCTTTAAGTCAAAAGGAGGGTTGATTAAATTGCCCTATGAGGTTTACAAAGGCTCTATAATTGAGCTTTATATTTATGATAAGCTTATCAATCAAACAGTTATAAATTAA